The Bacteroidota bacterium genome window below encodes:
- a CDS encoding cytochrome c3 family protein, with protein MDTEEKTGNEESHDDIIIVKKRRHFFKKVRGFKRFLLFGAIYILIFLILTATAAEYTSRPAFCPTCHYMETFYQSWRTSAHNKVDCVECHFEPGISGTVRGKLNGLVQIVNYVSMSYKKRKPWAEIPDNTCARSGCHDKQALKDSTYNFKGINFSHKNHLQEQRRGKSLKCTSCHGQIVQGSHIEVTATTCYNCHFKKSDDDSHKYDKLSNCTTCHSWKDKSPEQMASYRYNHTLVVKNEIDCKSCHNNVVAGNGEVGKERCFQCHFETERLEKYNDLTLIHDTHIKQHSMRCTNCHSAISHKIQKMDPNAPADCNSCHSNAHTSQVKLYTGEGGFETEKTPSAMFMNGINCKGCHVFHEVDKKLIGTSKAGSSSCEKCHGAGYDKLTKQWEAASISRLKTIKVIYNTVERQVKNSKAEKQKEAEQVLEEAKHNISIVEVGKSVHNVAFADKLLVAAYNLMKKSLTVIGSSAGLPNFQSGTEYVPNECYNCHSGIQEISVKKFGMNFSHNDHIAKNKIACNNCHSNEQKHGELIISKESCNNCHHSQSKTNDKCVTCHSFQGQVFNGSYSGKNHPDIMKAAGVGCNDCHVASDKVVKPDKKICLKCHDAGMDEAMDDWKKDVASLKSELNVLINKAQGMDLNEDQKHEVTEAKKVYNQINPYPSIYVHNYDLISSMLSEKKKKLKEFVK; from the coding sequence ATGGATACTGAAGAAAAAACCGGAAACGAAGAATCACATGATGATATAATTATCGTTAAAAAAAGAAGGCACTTCTTTAAAAAAGTCAGAGGCTTTAAAAGATTTCTTTTATTCGGCGCTATATATATCCTGATATTCTTAATTCTTACAGCAACTGCTGCTGAATATACTTCGCGGCCGGCTTTTTGTCCTACATGCCACTACATGGAAACATTTTATCAGAGCTGGAGAACTTCCGCTCACAATAAAGTTGACTGTGTTGAGTGTCATTTTGAACCGGGAATTTCCGGTACTGTCAGAGGTAAACTGAACGGGCTTGTTCAGATTGTGAACTATGTTTCGATGTCTTATAAAAAGAGAAAACCATGGGCAGAAATTCCCGATAACACTTGCGCGCGTTCAGGATGTCATGATAAACAAGCTTTGAAAGATTCCACTTACAATTTTAAAGGAATAAATTTCAGTCATAAAAATCATCTTCAGGAACAAAGAAGAGGCAAATCTCTAAAATGTACAAGCTGTCACGGACAAATTGTACAGGGAAGCCACATTGAAGTTACTGCCACAACGTGTTATAACTGTCACTTCAAAAAATCGGATGATGACAGCCATAAATATGATAAGCTTTCAAACTGTACCACGTGCCACTCATGGAAGGATAAATCTCCCGAACAGATGGCAAGTTACAGATATAATCATACCCTTGTTGTAAAAAATGAGATTGATTGTAAGAGCTGTCACAATAACGTAGTTGCAGGTAACGGTGAAGTAGGAAAGGAGAGGTGCTTCCAGTGTCACTTTGAAACTGAACGGCTTGAGAAATATAATGATTTAACTTTAATACACGATACACATATAAAGCAGCACAGCATGCGATGCACGAATTGTCACTCGGCGATTTCGCATAAGATTCAGAAGATGGATCCGAATGCTCCTGCTGATTGTAACAGCTGCCACTCTAATGCCCATACTTCACAGGTGAAATTATATACAGGTGAAGGAGGATTTGAAACTGAGAAAACTCCGAGCGCAATGTTCATGAACGGAATAAACTGCAAGGGATGTCACGTATTCCATGAAGTTGATAAAAAATTGATAGGTACTTCAAAAGCCGGTTCTTCTTCCTGTGAAAAATGTCACGGAGCAGGATATGATAAGCTGACCAAACAATGGGAAGCTGCTTCTATCAGCCGTCTGAAAACCATTAAAGTAATTTATAATACAGTCGAGCGGCAGGTAAAGAATTCAAAAGCAGAGAAGCAGAAAGAAGCTGAACAGGTCCTTGAAGAAGCAAAACATAATATTTCTATAGTTGAAGTTGGTAAGAGCGTTCATAATGTTGCGTTTGCAGATAAGCTATTGGTTGCAGCATATAATCTGATGAAGAAGTCACTGACTGTTATAGGTTCATCGGCGGGACTGCCTAATTTCCAATCGGGTACAGAATACGTTCCGAATGAATGTTATAACTGCCACTCAGGAATTCAGGAAATTTCTGTAAAGAAATTCGGAATGAATTTTTCTCACAACGATCACATTGCAAAAAACAAAATTGCATGCAATAACTGTCACTCGAATGAACAGAAGCATGGTGAATTAATAATAAGCAAAGAAAGCTGTAATAATTGCCACCACTCGCAAAGTAAGACAAATGATAAATGCGTAACGTGTCACAGCTTCCAGGGACAGGTATTCAACGGAAGTTATTCAGGCAAAAATCATCCTGATATAATGAAAGCTGCAGGCGTAGGCTGTAATGACTGCCACGTAGCAAGTGACAAAGTTGTGAAACCGGATAAAAAGATTTGCTTGAAATGTCACGATGCAGGAATGGATGAAGCGATGGATGACTGGAAGAAAGATGTAGCAAGTCTGAAGAGCGAGCTTAATGTTTTAATTAACAAAGCTCAGGGAATGGATTTAAATGAGGACCAGAAACATGAAGTTACTGAGGCAAAGAAGGTTTATAATCAGATTAATCCGTATCCGTCTATTTATGTTCATAATTATGATTTGATAAGTTCTATGCTTTCTGAAAAGAAGAAGAAATTAAAAGAATTTGTAAAATAA
- a CDS encoding cytochrome C554: protein MKTRNYIYAIFFIVFLSGFISYSFMNYEQPQDTPKYVGAEKCAGACHKTESQGNQLEIWKGSKHASAFKNLDTPEADKIAKDKGFTTAAKETPACLKCHTVQADASAFTETFNIQDGVQCETCHGAGSEYKSISIMKDKQKAMDNGLIIHTEKEAFCTQCHNAESPTFKGFDYATYWDKIKHNKAK, encoded by the coding sequence ATGAAAACGAGAAATTACATTTACGCGATTTTCTTCATCGTGTTTCTTTCAGGATTCATTTCATATTCATTTATGAATTATGAACAGCCGCAGGATACACCAAAATATGTAGGCGCAGAAAAATGCGCAGGCGCATGCCACAAAACAGAATCACAAGGTAACCAGCTTGAGATCTGGAAAGGTTCAAAGCATGCAAGCGCATTCAAGAATCTTGATACACCTGAAGCAGATAAAATTGCAAAAGATAAAGGTTTCACAACTGCAGCAAAAGAAACACCTGCATGTTTAAAATGCCATACAGTTCAGGCAGATGCTTCAGCATTTACAGAAACATTTAATATTCAGGACGGAGTTCAGTGCGAAACATGTCACGGAGCAGGTTCAGAATATAAATCAATTTCTATTATGAAAGACAAACAGAAAGCTATGGATAACGGATTGATAATTCATACAGAGAAAGAAGCATTCTGCACACAATGCCACAACGCAGAAAGCCCAACATTCAAAGGCTTTGATTATGCAACATACTGGGATAAAATAAAACACAACAAAGCAAAATAA
- a CDS encoding cytochrome b/b6 domain-containing protein: MEKTNVVVELGDGRYLRMNRSERIQHFILLSTFITLVITGFWLKYPEAFWVKWITFLIGKSAFELRGVIHRTASVLMVAGCIYHLYYIAFTFRGRHFLKDVLPAKRDLTDVIHVVKYYFSNTVEKPRFGRFSYVEKAEYWAVVWGTVIMGATGMVLWFQNKFLPVIHTSGMNLATAIHFYEAILATLAIIVWHFYFVFFNPDVVPMNKAWLYGYLDHEEMEKEHPLELEKLAEHKKLLEEQKIDEVNEIVISEEEENKLKEEELKDKASPTL, translated from the coding sequence ATGGAAAAAACTAATGTAGTAGTTGAACTGGGAGACGGAAGATATTTAAGAATGAACCGCAGCGAGCGGATTCAGCATTTTATTCTGCTCTCTACTTTTATCACTCTGGTAATTACAGGTTTCTGGTTAAAATACCCTGAAGCATTCTGGGTAAAGTGGATAACTTTTTTAATCGGAAAATCTGCATTCGAGTTAAGAGGAGTTATTCACAGGACTGCATCTGTACTTATGGTTGCAGGATGTATTTATCATTTGTATTATATCGCTTTTACTTTCAGAGGAAGACATTTTCTGAAAGATGTGCTCCCTGCAAAGAGAGATTTAACTGATGTCATACATGTTGTGAAATATTATTTTTCAAACACTGTTGAAAAGCCAAGGTTCGGAAGATTCAGTTATGTTGAAAAGGCAGAGTACTGGGCAGTTGTATGGGGAACGGTTATTATGGGAGCAACAGGAATGGTGCTTTGGTTCCAGAATAAATTTTTACCTGTGATTCATACATCAGGAATGAACCTGGCGACAGCAATTCATTTCTACGAAGCAATACTTGCAACACTGGCTATTATAGTGTGGCATTTTTATTTTGTATTTTTTAATCCCGATGTTGTACCTATGAACAAGGCATGGCTTTACGGCTATCTTGATCACGAAGAGATGGAAAAAGAACATCCGCTTGAACTTGAAAAACTTGCAGAGCATAAAAAACTTTTAGAAGAGCAGAAGATAGATGAAGTAAATGAAATAGTTATTTCAGAGGAAGAAGAGAACAAACTAAAAGAAGAAGAGTTAAAAGATAAAGCATCACCTACACTTTAA
- a CDS encoding cytochrome c3 family protein has product MRLDFAKKLILFSLIVTGMAWVIFFADIHTSLLSTKANDECLSCHEDKDLSMEIKEKKVSLYVDKSKFEKGVHGGSDCKDCHVNYKADDLPHTTKKVDVDCKSCHSDLKTEDHNVHAKVKCESCHNPHYSSPVKEIKNNQTEFCTKCHNQKNVTVFKTNIHAQKNVQCNDCHKTGHGVVGISKSDVAKTCNKCHKDAHAKLDNVLNKSMMKNGSANAPVCTDCHGSHKIYASKIDIQTQACLKCHLDAKKFPGEEKGSAKFTAEYKTSVHGMVLGKDNKQAATCIDCHGNHELDDPKNPGNSKMKANLMETCGKCHADEIAKFKNSAHGKAYLSGDNKDAPSCTKCHGEHNISSVASTEKFSKINTTDLCLSCHKGGKLTKDAKNNSDSLAANYHLSTHYVALKNGNTNSASCADCHGAHEMKPSTDPTAKTNKKNIAATCGTTDCHPKQAGQYTGSIHQVATSKDNKDAPTCINCHGNHQIAKRDKDIDKNIASKSVVKLCSDCHSSAGIIQRNELKDVTRTFDDSFHGLAVRGGSGDAANCESCHGYHNVRSPEDSLSSTFKGNLAKTCGQCHKNQDKTIFESNIHIVNPKIESPWLFWITNFYIVIIIGTIGVMTLHNILDYRKKTQLRKIAKQQEINSQENSEKNSIDNTDNKEDNGKN; this is encoded by the coding sequence ATGCGTTTAGATTTTGCAAAAAAACTGATTTTATTTTCTCTGATTGTTACCGGAATGGCATGGGTAATTTTCTTTGCGGATATTCACACATCACTACTATCCACAAAGGCAAACGATGAGTGCTTAAGCTGTCACGAAGATAAAGATTTATCAATGGAGATAAAGGAAAAAAAAGTTTCTTTATATGTTGATAAAAGTAAATTTGAAAAAGGTGTACATGGCGGTTCTGATTGTAAGGACTGCCATGTAAATTATAAGGCAGACGATTTACCTCACACAACTAAAAAAGTTGATGTTGATTGTAAATCATGCCATAGTGATTTAAAAACCGAAGACCACAATGTTCACGCAAAAGTAAAATGTGAAAGCTGTCACAATCCGCATTATTCTTCACCTGTAAAAGAGATAAAGAATAATCAGACTGAATTTTGCACAAAGTGCCACAATCAGAAGAACGTAACAGTATTCAAAACAAATATTCATGCACAGAAAAATGTTCAGTGCAATGATTGTCACAAAACAGGTCACGGAGTAGTCGGAATTTCAAAGAGTGATGTTGCCAAGACCTGTAACAAATGCCATAAAGATGCTCATGCTAAACTTGATAATGTATTAAATAAATCCATGATGAAAAACGGAAGCGCCAACGCTCCCGTTTGCACTGATTGTCACGGCTCACATAAAATATATGCAAGCAAGATTGATATTCAAACTCAGGCTTGTTTGAAATGCCATCTTGATGCAAAGAAATTCCCCGGTGAAGAAAAAGGTTCTGCAAAGTTTACAGCTGAGTATAAGACAAGTGTGCACGGAATGGTACTGGGAAAAGATAACAAGCAGGCAGCAACATGTATTGATTGTCACGGTAATCATGAGTTGGATGATCCGAAGAATCCCGGCAATTCAAAGATGAAAGCAAATCTGATGGAGACATGCGGTAAGTGTCACGCAGATGAAATTGCTAAGTTTAAGAATTCTGCCCATGGAAAAGCATACTTAAGCGGAGATAACAAAGATGCTCCTTCATGTACAAAGTGTCATGGCGAGCATAATATATCTTCAGTTGCATCAACTGAAAAATTCTCTAAGATAAACACAACTGATTTATGCTTAAGCTGTCATAAAGGCGGCAAGCTTACAAAGGATGCGAAGAATAATTCTGATTCACTTGCAGCCAATTATCATTTAAGTACGCACTATGTTGCATTGAAGAACGGAAACACGAATTCGGCTTCATGTGCTGATTGCCACGGCGCTCACGAAATGAAACCATCAACTGATCCGACGGCTAAAACGAATAAGAAGAATATTGCGGCAACATGCGGAACGACTGATTGCCATCCTAAACAAGCGGGACAATATACAGGCAGCATTCATCAGGTTGCAACAAGTAAAGATAATAAAGACGCTCCGACTTGTATAAACTGTCACGGCAACCATCAGATTGCAAAACGCGATAAAGATATTGATAAAAACATTGCATCAAAGAGTGTAGTTAAGCTTTGTTCAGATTGCCACTCATCTGCAGGAATAATTCAGAGAAACGAGCTTAAGGATGTTACAAGGACATTCGATGACAGTTTCCATGGATTAGCAGTAAGAGGCGGTTCAGGTGATGCGGCAAATTGTGAAAGCTGCCATGGATATCACAACGTAAGAAGTCCTGAAGATTCTTTGTCATCAACATTTAAAGGAAATCTTGCAAAGACTTGCGGTCAGTGCCACAAGAATCAGGACAAGACAATATTTGAAAGTAATATTCATATAGTAAATCCAAAGATTGAATCACCCTGGTTATTCTGGATAACAAATTTTTATATAGTGATTATTATAGGAACAATCGGTGTTATGACATTACATAATATTTTAGATTACAGAAAAAAAACACAACTGAGAAAAATTGCGAAACAGCAGGAAATAAATTCTCAGGAAAATTCTGAAAAAAATTCTATTGACAATACTGATAATAAGGAAGACAATGGAAAAAACTAA
- a CDS encoding T9SS type A sorting domain-containing protein, translating to MKTKLLFSIITITILFAATEILYSYANGVSGRTRKSTTSGCSCHNGSVNTGLPVVISGPDSVVAGSTTSFTLTVTSATGSKAGLDVAVRNGTLATNQSGTKLLSGELVQSTGKSFTSGAASFTFNYVAPSSPVVDTLYSIGLASAGGQNGSWNWFEKRVKVYVVSGVEPNSNIVPDKYSLKQNFPNPFNPSTTIVYSIKNSGKVNLKVYDSKGRVVSELVNANQNKGEYKVDFDASSLASGVYYYTLNTKEFTETKSMVLIK from the coding sequence ATGAAAACAAAATTATTATTTTCAATCATTACCATCACAATACTTTTTGCCGCTACGGAGATTTTATACTCTTATGCTAACGGGGTTTCCGGCAGGACAAGAAAATCAACAACAAGCGGATGCAGCTGTCATAACGGAAGTGTTAATACAGGATTGCCTGTAGTAATCAGCGGACCGGACAGCGTTGTTGCAGGCAGCACAACTTCATTTACTTTAACAGTTACAAGCGCAACGGGCTCCAAAGCAGGTTTAGATGTTGCAGTAAGAAACGGAACACTAGCTACGAATCAATCAGGCACGAAGCTTTTAAGCGGAGAGCTTGTTCAGTCAACGGGTAAAAGCTTTACAAGCGGCGCTGCAAGCTTCACGTTTAATTACGTTGCTCCTTCATCACCTGTTGTTGATACATTATATTCAATTGGCCTTGCATCAGCAGGTGGTCAAAATGGTTCATGGAACTGGTTTGAAAAGCGCGTAAAAGTTTATGTTGTTTCAGGTGTTGAGCCAAATTCAAACATTGTTCCTGATAAATATTCATTAAAACAAAATTTCCCTAATCCGTTTAATCCGTCAACAACTATTGTTTACTCCATAAAGAACTCCGGAAAAGTAAACCTGAAGGTTTATGATTCAAAAGGAAGAGTTGTATCTGAGTTAGTTAATGCTAATCAGAACAAGGGAGAATACAAAGTTGATTTCGACGCAAGCTCTTTGGCTAGCGGAGTTTATTACTATACATTAAACACAAAAGAATTTACTGAAACAAAATCCATGGTCTTAATAAAATAA
- a CDS encoding sigma-54-dependent Fis family transcriptional regulator, translating to MEIKILLIDDEPKTTNLYGKVLSEKGYNVTQMSDSKEAINLIENNFFDIVISDLQMPGFSGIDVLKKKSEESIFILVTGYASIESAVEAMRLGAYDYLMKPLKLEELLMKVENAAEKIRLKRDITELRSQVEQNFSFGNIIGKSKKMQEVYDLIKRVSNVDVNVHVEGESGTGKELVSKAIHFNSHRKNKPFIAINCAAIPETLLESELFGHTKGAFTGATEIQKGVFETANGGTLFLDEISEMPYSLQSKLLRVLENWEVKAIGSDKIKKIDVKLISASNQNLKELVHQKKFREDLYYRIATFNIIIPPLRERLEDIPLLTDHFLSRLSKKFDREITITPGALKILMQLEWHGNIRELENTLERAIITSNSSVLKESSFKFYLQNTSSKSNLNGFASKNIKLKEMEKEYIKKTLDDCGGNKVKASKALGIDRKTLYNKISEYKLDEE from the coding sequence ATGGAAATTAAGATTTTATTAATAGACGACGAGCCTAAAACCACAAACTTATACGGAAAGGTATTAAGCGAAAAAGGCTATAATGTGACACAAATGAGCGACAGCAAGGAAGCCATTAATTTAATTGAAAATAATTTTTTCGATATTGTTATTTCAGATTTACAGATGCCGGGATTTTCCGGTATCGATGTCCTTAAGAAAAAATCTGAAGAAAGCATTTTTATTTTGGTCACCGGATATGCATCCATTGAATCAGCAGTTGAAGCTATGAGGCTTGGAGCATATGATTATCTTATGAAGCCTCTTAAGCTTGAAGAGCTTCTGATGAAGGTTGAAAACGCTGCGGAAAAAATAAGACTGAAAAGAGATATTACTGAGCTCCGCTCGCAGGTTGAACAGAATTTTTCATTCGGTAATATCATAGGTAAAAGCAAGAAGATGCAGGAAGTTTATGACCTGATTAAACGTGTTTCGAATGTAGATGTGAACGTCCATGTAGAAGGTGAAAGCGGAACAGGTAAAGAGCTTGTATCGAAAGCTATTCACTTTAACAGCCACAGAAAAAATAAACCATTCATCGCAATCAATTGCGCAGCCATTCCTGAAACACTTTTAGAGAGTGAACTTTTTGGTCATACCAAGGGTGCTTTTACAGGAGCGACAGAAATTCAAAAAGGTGTTTTTGAAACTGCCAACGGCGGTACACTTTTCCTCGATGAAATTTCCGAAATGCCCTATAGTTTACAGTCAAAATTACTACGTGTTTTAGAAAACTGGGAAGTAAAAGCTATAGGAAGCGACAAGATAAAAAAGATAGATGTGAAATTAATTTCTGCTTCGAATCAGAATTTAAAAGAACTTGTTCATCAGAAAAAATTCAGGGAAGATCTTTATTACAGAATAGCAACGTTCAATATTATTATTCCACCGTTAAGAGAAAGACTTGAAGATATTCCTCTGCTTACAGATCATTTTCTTTCAAGACTTTCAAAAAAATTTGACAGGGAGATTACCATTACTCCCGGCGCATTAAAAATTCTTATGCAGCTTGAGTGGCACGGAAATATTCGTGAACTTGAAAACACTCTTGAGCGGGCAATTATTACATCGAACAGTTCAGTGCTCAAAGAAAGTTCTTTCAAGTTTTATTTGCAGAACACTTCATCAAAATCCAACCTCAACGGCTTTGCCTCAAAAAATATAAAGCTGAAAGAAATGGAAAAAGAGTATATCAAAAAAACTCTTGATGATTGCGGAGGCAATAAAGTGAAGGCGTCGAAGGCTTTAGGTATCGACAGAAAGACTTTATATAACAAAATTTCCGAGTATAAACTGGACGAAGAATAA
- a CDS encoding T9SS type A sorting domain-containing protein — MKLLSTILIILVLCFETTYAAPRIKIVSEYVTPNMYAANSAFTADSTVATGLRTTAKGTYVYLRAWNFGDAGTITSTSWSFVSKPSGSASVLAGITGLTAWQKFKTDLAGLYQVSVSVVTSTGTKDTTISIYAASFVGTGGFDSVAAAFPNCMSCHGSTPKFQNIFNSWKTTDHATKFKTMITAGPSSYGINQFRVHTQGYDHYLAADNNGFDDVARTAGWNWTAYAPPKASNWDSLKRKFPNLVAFSNVGCESCHGPGSEHVYNGGDTTRIMKSVDEGSCGKCHDSQYLGPEFAQWKNARHSNVVWSSSFAQNNYATPNDLGNCIRCHDGQGYVNFTKGKSTYTNGMTQANHEMVACASCHDPHGSTNPYQVRTRPVNSDSLANGFHYTGVGTGVVCLDCHKARKSADSYPQTTRVTSSTWGPHHNSQGDLFLGKNLATFGGTPYRQTQHFAFLPNGCVTCHMAPTDTTAANKDKVGGHALYLHNDATDYDHLKACQNCHFGKTRFDQFIADRDYDGNGTIEAWRKEVDGTLRKLRIALPPVGVDSVAWQLIAADSNNVTLRKAYFNYLSIAEGSERGMHNAKYTIDALVASINVLTGIVPTSTEIPMKYEMSQNYPNPFNPSTKINVSLTKTSNVRIIVYDITGKQVAELANTVMNAGKYTIDWNATTAGQLSSGVYFYRINAGDFVDVKKMMLLK, encoded by the coding sequence ATGAAACTGCTTAGTACAATTTTAATTATTCTTGTTTTATGTTTTGAGACAACGTATGCCGCTCCAAGGATTAAAATAGTAAGTGAATATGTAACCCCAAACATGTACGCTGCAAATTCAGCATTTACTGCTGATTCAACTGTAGCAACAGGTTTGAGAACTACAGCAAAAGGCACTTATGTTTACCTCAGAGCATGGAATTTCGGAGATGCAGGAACAATCACAAGCACCAGCTGGTCATTTGTTTCAAAGCCAAGCGGCTCTGCATCAGTTCTTGCCGGAATTACAGGATTAACTGCCTGGCAAAAATTTAAAACAGATTTAGCCGGACTTTATCAGGTATCCGTATCTGTTGTAACATCAACAGGAACAAAGGATACAACAATTTCAATTTATGCCGCAAGTTTTGTAGGAACAGGCGGATTTGATAGCGTTGCAGCAGCTTTCCCAAACTGTATGAGCTGCCACGGTTCAACACCAAAATTCCAAAATATATTCAATAGCTGGAAAACAACAGACCACGCTACAAAGTTTAAAACAATGATTACTGCAGGACCATCATCCTACGGAATCAATCAGTTCAGAGTTCACACACAAGGTTATGACCATTATTTAGCAGCCGATAATAACGGCTTTGATGATGTTGCAAGAACAGCAGGATGGAACTGGACTGCTTATGCACCTCCTAAAGCTTCTAACTGGGATTCTTTAAAAAGAAAATTCCCTAATCTTGTTGCTTTCTCAAATGTAGGATGTGAAAGCTGTCACGGACCGGGAAGCGAACACGTTTACAACGGCGGTGATACAACAAGAATAATGAAAAGCGTTGACGAAGGTTCATGCGGAAAATGCCACGACTCACAATACTTAGGACCGGAATTCGCACAATGGAAGAATGCAAGACACTCAAATGTAGTATGGTCTTCATCATTTGCACAGAATAATTATGCCACACCTAATGATTTAGGAAACTGTATAAGATGCCACGACGGACAAGGTTATGTAAACTTTACAAAAGGTAAATCTACTTATACAAACGGTATGACACAGGCAAACCATGAAATGGTAGCTTGCGCATCATGCCACGATCCACATGGAAGCACAAATCCTTATCAGGTAAGAACAAGACCTGTAAACAGTGACTCATTAGCAAACGGATTCCATTACACAGGTGTTGGAACAGGCGTTGTATGTCTTGATTGCCATAAAGCAAGAAAGAGTGCAGACAGCTATCCTCAAACAACAAGAGTAACCAGCTCAACCTGGGGACCACACCATAACAGCCAGGGTGACTTATTCTTAGGAAAAAATCTTGCTACATTTGGCGGAACACCATACAGACAAACACAGCACTTTGCATTTTTACCTAATGGATGCGTAACATGTCACATGGCACCAACAGATACTACTGCAGCAAATAAAGATAAAGTCGGCGGACACGCCTTATATCTGCACAACGATGCAACAGATTACGATCACTTGAAAGCTTGTCAAAACTGCCACTTTGGAAAAACAAGATTTGACCAGTTTATTGCAGACAGAGACTATGACGGCAACGGAACAATCGAAGCATGGAGAAAAGAAGTTGATGGTACATTAAGAAAATTAAGAATTGCATTGCCACCGGTTGGCGTTGACTCAGTTGCATGGCAATTAATTGCAGCAGACTCTAACAACGTTACATTAAGAAAAGCATACTTCAATTACCTCTCAATTGCTGAAGGTTCTGAACGCGGTATGCACAATGCAAAATATACCATTGATGCTTTAGTAGCTTCAATAAACGTATTAACAGGTATAGTACCTACATCAACAGAAATTCCGATGAAATATGAAATGTCACAAAACTATCCAAACCCATTTAATCCTTCAACAAAGATAAATGTATCTTTAACGAAGACATCAAATGTAAGAATAATAGTTTATGACATTACAGGTAAACAAGTTGCTGAGCTTGCAAACACAGTAATGAATGCAGGTAAATATACAATTGACTGGAACGCAACAACAGCCGGACAATTAAGCAGCGGAGTTTACTTCTATAGAATCAATGCAGGTGACTTTGTTGATGTAAAGAAAATGATGCTTCTGAAATAA
- a CDS encoding cytochrome C, with protein MKIAKLYLLVLSGLIIFLASTAYLSKDMAMIKKQGKVYSTEKTDNSAIIKFNHKLHVVDAEVKCEDCHTGAGKSVSSKDNLNPKKEMCATCHDVKDTKTCNLCHYDGVYKKLEHKNTELIFSHKQHIDTQKKKCTDCHQGLDKVKFSKESAAGFPSMETCNTCHDNKAASNNCESCHSNLTNLHPKNHKSPNFLNEHKVSSDASLDKNNCAMCHSDNFCQTCHSPAGFKGNNTKKDFFAPYYTKENGVRTDRAALQKLTTAHTLNYKFTHGLDANQKSFECKTCHTEQQFCVSCHQNGGETVTGIAPTSHSMANFTTFGVNTGGGLHSDLARRDIEACASCHNVEGSDPACVKCHFDNTGVKGTHPKTHESGFMRDEKGIWHDTQGAVCYTCHTDANAKPNGIAGVGFCGYCHGQKSR; from the coding sequence ATGAAAATTGCAAAACTTTATTTACTTGTACTTTCAGGTTTAATTATCTTCTTAGCTTCTACAGCATATCTTTCAAAAGATATGGCTATGATAAAAAAGCAGGGTAAAGTTTACTCAACGGAAAAGACAGATAACAGCGCGATTATCAAGTTCAACCATAAGCTTCACGTTGTAGATGCTGAAGTAAAATGCGAAGACTGCCATACAGGAGCAGGTAAATCGGTTTCCAGCAAAGATAATCTGAACCCTAAGAAAGAAATGTGCGCAACGTGTCACGATGTAAAAGATACGAAGACATGTAATCTTTGCCATTATGACGGAGTCTATAAAAAACTTGAACACAAAAACACGGAGTTAATTTTTTCTCATAAGCAGCATATAGATACACAAAAGAAAAAATGTACAGATTGCCATCAGGGACTTGATAAGGTGAAATTCTCAAAAGAAAGCGCTGCGGGATTTCCAAGTATGGAAACATGCAACACTTGCCACGATAATAAAGCAGCAAGCAATAATTGCGAAAGCTGTCACTCAAATCTGACAAATCTTCATCCGAAAAATCACAAGAGCCCGAATTTCTTAAATGAACATAAGGTTAGCTCAGATGCATCTTTAGATAAAAATAATTGTGCAATGTGCCACAGTGATAACTTCTGCCAGACATGCCACTCACCGGCAGGATTTAAAGGCAATAACACAAAGAAAGATTTCTTTGCACCTTATTATACTAAAGAAAACGGAGTAAGAACTGACAGAGCAGCTTTACAAAAACTTACAACAGCTCACACTTTAAATTATAAATTTACACATGGACTCGATGCAAACCAAAAGAGCTTTGAATGTAAAACATGCCATACCGAGCAGCAGTTCTGCGTATCCTGCCATCAAAACGGAGGTGAAACAGTTACAGGTATTGCTCCAACCAGCCACTCAATGGCAAACTTTACAACGTTCGGAGTAAATACAGGCGGCGGATTACATTCAGACCTTGCAAGAAGAGATATAGAAGCATGTGCTTCATGCCACAATGTTGAAGGCAGCGACCCTGCATGCGTAAAATGTCACTTTGATAATACAGGAGTAAAAGGAACACATCCAAAGACACATGAATCAGGATTTATGAGAGACGAGAAAGGTATATGGCACGATACACAAGGAGCAGTTTGCTATACATGTCACACTGATGCTAACGCTAAGCCAAACGGAATAGCAGGTGTCGGATTTTGCGGATATTGTCACGGACAAAAATCAAGATAA